Proteins encoded within one genomic window of Hevea brasiliensis isolate MT/VB/25A 57/8 chromosome 8, ASM3005281v1, whole genome shotgun sequence:
- the LOC110647723 gene encoding em-like protein, whose protein sequence is MRLGAAKPTRLRKKTEESKEIAGGRQWLEKNSGVEVESHALAQLSSGQEKSREDLDVRARRGETVVLGGTGGKSLEAQEHLAEGMNRGGQTRKEQLGTERYQEMGRKGGLSTTDESGGERQRERASPLMSPSSGPGQDQELASLASILAFKGCSFFFGS, encoded by the exons ATGAGGTTGGGAGCGGCAAAACCCACTAGGCTAAGGAAAAAAACAGAAGAGTCGAAAGAGATAGCCGGCGGCCGGCAGTGGCTAGAGAAAAATTCAGGAGTGGAAGTAGAGT CTCATGCTCTTGCTCAATTGTCTTCAGGCCAGGAGAAATCAAGAGAGGACCTTGATGTGAGAGCAAGGCGAGGTGAGACTGTAGTCCTTGGAGGCACTGGGGGCAAGAGCCTTGAGGCCCAAGAACACCTCGCGGAAG GGATGAACAGAGGAGGGCAGACAAGGAAGGAGCAACTGGGGACAGAAAGGTATCAGGAGATGGGTCGCAAAGGTGGGCTGAGCACCACCGATGAGTCTGGTGGTGAACGACAGAGAGAGAGGGCATCTCCATTGATGAGTCCAAGTTCAGGACCAGGACAGGACCAGGAGCTAGCTAGTCTAGCTAGTATTCTGGCTTTCAAGGGCTGCAGTTTTTTTTTTGGGTCTTAA